Below is a window of Solanum stenotomum isolate F172 chromosome 7, ASM1918654v1, whole genome shotgun sequence DNA.
TAATTCtatgtttaaaattttcaattttccagAATAATATTATGAGAAAAGATAAAACTATCCATGGCCAAATAATTCTTAAAAGAAttgaaattacatatatatattagtgaaattttataatttagaCTATTagcatattttaattaatttgttatgataaattatatttttcattttctaggTCATGAGTAATCTCACTTATTATAACTATTTCTCGTCAAATGATTCCAATAGTGTTatttaggggtgtacaaaattgaACCAAAATTTGAATTAGTAAATCGAGTAAAATCAGAAAAAACCCGactaatgatttgatttgacttggtctggtattggaaaaaaaatccgactatacttgggttgttttggttttaactaaaaaaagtcAACCCggaaccaaaccaacccgacattatatatataatttttaaaatttattttatacataaaaatatttactttgatgtaatttctaaatattacttataagttttcataatttttatcttttaacatatttttcaagttttttgagACTTATAActttgaatggtccaataaaggttatagtccatagatattATTAACTCTAATAAAGCtcaattcaaaacaaaatcaaatcaataatatactaacaaaataaattaattcaacactaaaaatgacaataatgttcaatatttgttctttagttttacattggtttagacatttaaaatacataatctaattttaatttttctttaatgtttaatcatgtaactaatacttattagacttattttagcatgatttagtacttttaaattataatcattttcattatgactttgcaatatttattttatatgatgatttcattattattttttattgaatatttcagtgtcatcactcatctcatattttgtgttattttcttaagaaacagcttagatagttgtattttggttggactaaagaaatatttggagcacaagttaattatatgtttgtatgtatactttaccggaaaaaatcaaaaaacctgaaaaaatccgaggtttattagtttgaaaAACTCGAACCAACCCAAGgttgaaaaatctgaaaaacccctaattttattagtttggtttataaatttaaatattttacacaaataatttaatttgatatttgtaaAACCCTAACCAACTCAATCATGTACACCCCAGTGTTATTACAAAAATCTACCCAATTAacatattgaaatattaaatgctttttaatatttttcaactgTAGTACGTATGTGCACCTCACTTATTGTcattatctatatttatattgtaATATTGTCATTTAAGAGAGTTGTCTAGAAGTTTATATTGTCATTTAAGAGAGTTGTCTAGAAATAAGTATCTCTTCATTAATTCTAAATTCAGCTCAAGATGTTTCGACCAACCAGATCGgatataaatttgttataaatttttaaaaattcttaggagtaaaaatatagttaaatttttgtgagtaaattaaaaaattcttaagACCTATTAAGAgatgtcaaaatataaagaagtaaaattgCGTAGAAGTTAAAGGATAATTATTTGATGAAGAGATTTTTATTGACACCCCTCAAATATAAGTGGGCCACTGCGGAGGATAATGTTGTGTTTTATGTAGAGTGTTCCACACGTACCAAGGTGGAATCTAAGCTGGCATTAGGTGTgacattttattattatgttcTCCAATTCTTATGCCTCTAATCCGATTGATAATTAAAGACTTGTTTCTGTCGATCTcttcataatttttaataataatatatttaatataatttcacAAGTGTGGATAGTATGTATGTGACAACCTTAATTACACCTACATAGGcatatagaaaaattatttcgaaTAGATCTTGGATTCAAGTAAAAGTagattgaaaaaagaaaacaacaaaaaagaacaaGTCAAGATAAAATGCTAAAGGAAGTATGACAAAGCATACTAAAAAAGAAACCGTcactacaataaaataatatgataatcgaAAAGTGCAAAAAACACTAAATAGTTGTTGGTATTTCCAGTAATTAAGAAACGTATGTAGAAGAAATAGAATATTATTTCAAGTCCATAAATTACTTGTGTGTCCTTAAGGAATTATATATAACTCACTCACTCCCCACCCCACCCACCCTTCTATTGCCAAGGTTTGGGTTACTTCCTCCTAAGATGGaatgaaaaaatgtttttatatttatatattaggcGGCAATGCAAATTACAAAACTCTGATACATTCAACAAACGGAGAAAATCACACAacattatttatgttttaattagTTGAGAACAATGCATGATTAAGAGGAGAAACTTTTTCTAACTTTTTTGTATTTCAGTATATAAAATCTAATAAAAGGCAAAACAGTCTCATCCAAAAGGTATCTTTTTTGGTTTAAttctaaaattagttttttCTCATTTCCTATTCACACCTCATATCCGAACAATACTAATAGAAATGAAATAACAAGCAACTTTAAGCGTATAACACAACGACAACTAACTAATATGAAGGAAAAAGTGAAAAAACTAACTATTCCCTTCTACTTGTCATTTATTCCTAagatagatttttatttttatttgccacttttgacatctcaaaaaaagacaatattttttttttcatgttttaccctcaacattaaatgcttattttttcaaatcattttcttaGACATCAATTAATAAGAGACAGTTTGGTAAAATACTTATAtcattaaacaatttttttaatgggtgtgtcaagtcaaactgtgacaagtaaaaatgaagatTATGTCCTCGATAAACTAACTGGACTATGTCCTATCTACTAAAAAATACTTGTCAATATGAATGACGCATAGGATGATATATGTTGTGCGTGTCTTATACTCGTTTTATGTAGAAGTGTTCCCCAAGTATACCAAAGTGAAGTCTTAGTCATAACACCAACGTTATGCATGTGTATTGTCTATTGTGATTTGTGTAGAGAGTTCTCTAATTAGTACATAGTGCCAAAAGGTGAAGTCATAGTCATTGCACAAATAATAATCTACATCTATATTTTCTATGAATAAAAGCTGGTGATATTTCACTTTCAAAAAGTAATGACTTCACACATTTATTCATTagagatatttaattaatttcctaTTGGGACCAACCACCTTGACTTGCCAAACCTGTTCTTTGCTCACTTgaacttgttgaatatgaaaCTTAACTAGGCCGACGTATAACGAATTGGACCATTAACATCAATAAGGACGGTAATGGAGTGATAAGTATTATTTCATCATTAATCAGAGGTCTCTAGGTTATGTCTTTTCAAATGTGAAATCGTCTTTGTTAGGGAACACATTACCTCTCATATAGGACTTCCCATCATGAATCCAGACTTAGTGGGGCTCCAATGTAGATACCAGACACTAGATgagaaatcaaaaaataaattggacCATTAACTCTCAAatacttattttccttttccttgaaacagaaattatattttatcatcGTCTGTCTAAATAATATAGATTCGAGCCAAGTCTATATACACTTATACACGATTTTTTTCCTAGATTCGAACCAAGTCTCGTGAGTGGTTCTACTAGCTTGTACCAGCAACACAATGACAAATCTATACTCTTCATGGGTGCTAAGttaattatatcttaatttaTGTCAGTTTCTCAAGATAGATAGACACCTATAcatgatttttttgaaattaacgAATGCATGTGCACCTCCCACCCTATAGGGTGGTTCCGCCTTTGGGCGTGGGGATGGCCGATGAGGGCTATGGAGATTGGGGTGAGGGTGGAGTGTGTTGGAGGTAGATAATTAACGTAAAATGTTAATTTAcgtaatttgtttttttaattttcactagaaaatttaaggaaattaaatttctaaaataaaatgtttttcaaaaaatataaccaactaattataacaataataataataaattatatatataaatattactttattttactactacagtaaaatctcactaaattaatacttgattaattaataatctgtctaaaatatatatttcgtttatattttaattgcgtaagtaaaaattttaaatccgCCACTAAATAATTGAGTCAAACTTATCGgaatccttctttttttttctttgagaaaaGTCAAACTTGTTGAAGGGAAAAAGATCTCGAACTTTTCCCTTCGTCTTGTATTGAATATAAGAAAAAGTGTTACAAAGAGTTAGGGCACTTGCAGaaaccttttcctttttaccttttctttttttaaaaaaaataaaataaagtactaCTTATAACAACATTCAAGGAAAATACGTACTTCACACCTATTTTTTACATCAAATTATGttcatttatgtatatatatatatatatatatatatatatactagttataAGTGATAAATTGtgataaataatatatcttaattaattataattaagtaatactaatttgtaatttgtaaacacaagtcaaattaattataattaagtaataCTAATTTGTAGTTTTTAGACATTGGTTGAACTGTTGTTTTTGAGGGATGGAAGAGTCGGTGACTTGTATGAAGGGTTTCCTCTTCGTTTATTTATATAGTTTCTTGATATTTGTTAgtatttgttgtttattatgttttggttttcacattattttattgttgttatcGGTTTTCCTTTAATTGATGTACGACTTTCCATATTATTTGGTGCATATTTCCTAACAACAATGTACTAGTGGGTCTAGGAGGATAGAATGTGCACAGACTTTATCATTACCTTGTGGAGATGGAGaagttgttttcaaaagaccCTTAGCTAAAGTGCGGTAAATTAAGatacaaagaaaaaggaagtAGTAAAGAAAATCGAAATAGTGTGATAATCGAAACACAATAAACAACGTACTAGGATAGATTATTTAAAACAATTAACAAACaatgataaatatcaaaaacaaGAATTACAATAATACAATTAGTACAATAACAAACACCAACCAACCTAAGCAAGACAACATTACACTACCAACTAACATTCTACCCTAATACATGACATCCACACCCTCTTATTTAAAATCATGTACTCAGTAACATGAAGTTGCGTCATATCAAATCTTATCACCCCTCTCTAATATTTCTCCAAACTCTCGTTTTATCCTCTATAACCAATCTCTCGCACCTCCTTACTAGTGCATCTATACATCTTCTCTTCACATTGTACACCACGGAGGCCACTTTTACCTTATTCTGAATACCCTCGTTTCTAATCATATCACTCCTAGTATAACTACACACCCacctcaacatcctcatctatGCAACATGAATCTTCTAAACATGTGAGCTTTTGACGGACCAACACTCTACCCCTTTACAACAATATCATTCTAACAACTACTCTATAGAACTTATCTTTGAGTTTCGATAGTAACTCTTTTATCACACTTTAGAGTCAAGTCTTACTTCATCCACGCCACATCAATACAATACTTTGAACCATTTAGTTTCCAACCCCTCCCCCCACCACCCCACCCCACACAACCAATATCCCCGTGATCACTCACAAGTATGGGGAGATACAAACAATGAAAAAGTAAATAAGAGAGATATTAATATCTCTCCACTCTTCCTGGACCCCCAATCCCTTTACAAAAGTGATAAGATTCTTGTGCCTAACAAACACTCTGCGCCTTTCAACAGCCAATGCTGACTAAAACACCTCTCCAAAAAACTCCTTCCACCTCTACCAAAACTCCATTTTCTTTACAATTAACTAATCATCACTAAAAAGGGTACCAATAAACATGACTGAACTgaaaaaagatcaagaaaatcATCATCAGCAGGAGCAGGAGCAGGAGCCACAAAGTCAACATCTTTGTGATTTTTGTGGAAACAACACAGCACTTTTGTATTGCAGAGCAGATTCAGCTAAGCTCTGTTTTACCTGTGACCGTGAAGTTCATTCAACTAATCGGCTTTTCACTAAACATACTCGTTGGTTACTCTGTAATCTTTGTGATTCTTCTCCAGCTTCTATACTGTGTTGTACAGAGAGCTCTGTTTTGTGTCAAAATTGTGATTGGGAATCTCATAATAAACAATTGTCTCTACATGAAAGGAGGCCACTTGAGGGGTTTAGCGGATGTCCTTCTGTCTCTGAGCTGTTGTCGATTCTTGGATTTGAAGATTTGGGGAAGAAGGAACTTTTGTATGGCGGTGATGGAAGTTATGGTTTCTCTGATTGGGTTATTTGGGATACTCCTTCTGTTGTTAGTCTTGATGATCTGATTGCTAATAATGATTCTGAACATAATTTTCAAGCTATTGGGGTTCCTCCTCTACCTAAGGTTATTACTTTTTATCCATTTGTTATCTTAGCTCTCGTTTAGcaattgaaacttgaaattttgagtttttgaagctctcgtttggccatagattttgcaattgaaacatgaaattttgagtttttgaagttttgTGAGTGGGACTGAAaactttaatatattttgaagatgaaatttcaaaatcccATAAGATTTTATGGCTAAACAGATATATGAAGATAAATTTTTAAGATTTGATCTAACATCTATGGTCAAACGCTAGCTCGGATTACTTAATCGTATCTTCAATATGTCATCGTGCACAAAGGTAGAATCAGGAGTTTTAGTTTATGAATTCTGAATCATAATCTTGTTGATTAATGAGATTTTGGATAGATTATTTAATATATGTCAAATGAATTTGTCTCAACATAAATACAAAGTTTGAGCTAAACCTATTAGTTCTTCCGACCcttagttaaaaattaaaatgaatagCTCCGCTCAGGCGCTCACACCAATGCGAGCTTGAATGGTATAAAGACTATGAATCTTATATGAAAATAGATGGCTATGAGATTCGAAACTTAGTTCTAATACCATGTTGAATCTTGTGACTAAACTCATTTAATTTTAAACCTCAAACTGTTAGagaaaacatattttaatttacttaattatgtttTCGACAGGTTGAGGTATCTCTTATCATGCTCCTTTGACACTATATTGTTGTAGTGTTTTctctaacaaaataaatagtATTGGATTCTTACATGCTAAGGTTTTTTtcctaatatatttttgtaatcaGAACCGAAATGCTGCTTGTGGAAAACACAAGGAAGAAATACTTAGTCAGCTTCGCGAATTATCAAAGTTGGAACCAAATTCTGGTGATGATCAAGATGAAACTGTACCAACTATAAGATTTCAATCTATGGAACCTGTCCAAAATTGTCCGTTGAGATTTAAAGGTTTGGGATTTATGCAGAATTCAGATCAACATGTAGTTCCTTCATCTGAGGTAAAGATCATTTCATTCTCTGTTGCTCCTCTTATAGTTGTTAAATGTTTGATTTGTGTGACATTTGTCTAAAAACTCAAGTTGTTAGAACGTTAAATGAGCATTAAATGAATGTTGGTTATAACTTAAGATGTACGctccttacccctacctttatGGAATAAAGAGGTTGTTTTTTATTGACCCTTGGAAACCCCTCCTCCTTTATCTGAGCTTGAGACTAGCAATGTGAACGAGCTCACACAAGGGGAGTTAACTTTCACATAGAAAATGATCTTAAAAAGAGGAAGTTTAGCATTTGCAGTGTTGAACAACATGACTTGATCATGGTCCTTGGCTGCAGGGAAGTGCCTTTCATTGGCACGGTGATACTGGTGAATTCGCAGATCAAggcttttcttcttctttagcgGACTGCTTCATTGAGACAAAGTGCTTACTTCCCGACAGAGATTCAGATGTTTGTGATGCTTCCGGTGGAGGAAATGAAGAACAATCTCATCATCCTCCTACTGCTGAAACATTTCAAATGGTACCTAAAGTTGTTCATCGCGAGTTAAACAGCCAAGAAAGAGAAACTGCTGTGTCACGGTacaaggagaagaagaaaacaaggaGGTAACAACACTTGCCTTTTCATTCTGTCTTTTAAGTCGCGTTTTGCTTGGTATTAGAGCTGAATTGGTATTCTATTCTGTTATGTTTTCATCAGATATGAGAAGCATATTAGGTACGAGTCAAGGAAGGCTCGTGCAGAAACTAGAACGCGAATCAAGGGACGTTTTGCCAAGATGGATTACAGGGATTCCTCCGTGCATCAGTAATGTCaaaggttgtttttttttttcgaataaGGTTGCATAAGCAAACAATCCAGGACATTCTGCTTGAAGATCATCGGTATACTGTAATGAAAAACGTGTTGTCAATTCTGTTATGTGGACTGCAAATCTTTTATCAGCTCGATCGCAGGATCTATAGAGGCAATTAGGaagtctttttctatttttcagcATGTATTTATAGACTATAGTAATTTGTAAAgctaaaaaagttgataaaaaCATGTAGCATAGAAaaggggtaaaaaaaaaagtgagattTTTAGTATAGTTGTTTTTGTGTAGCTTGTTGTGATGTAGGCTTTTGCAGTTCAGCTTATATTATACCTCATTCAAGTGTCTATCAAATTAGTGAACTTCTGCAGTTCTATGTGTTACAGCTTTTCTTTTTACTCAAGATGTGATGGAATTTCGATTTTATGAACTCAGAGTCTTCAGGTTGTTGATAGTGACAGAGCCAGAAGTTTTACTGACAGGTTCAGAATATGAAGGAAGTCAAGAGTATCATCATCTACtctatatgtttaaaaaataattttaaccttaAAGATACGTTTGTAATTTTTCGGGGTTCGGATTGCTCCCACATGGCCATGTGACTTTCCATAAATCAGCAACCATGCCATGTGGACCAATATCATGTGTTTGTGATTCCAATTGGAGCATATCATTTTAGGGTGCAAATCATAATAGGTTTGAAGTTTTCTTACTCCCCCATTAATTTTGACTTCTAAATACTCATTGTTAGTAcctttttggttttttttttctctcctttaattttcttttgccCCTCTTTTAAAGTTGCTTCTTAGGAAGTGTTTGGCacggagaaaaatattttatgaaaaatgtttttaaatttttcttgatcaaattttttcttttaagttctTTAAAAATTAGGAAAATGATCCCTTAGTACAAGTAGGAAATACAAGTTCCATAAGTGACGTATCATATTAATGTGTACTTCTCACCCTTCAACATGCCTCATCTTTGTCCTCAGCCCCACCAACCTTACATTAACTCCCACCTCTGATGTTGTCTAAATTATAGATAAATTCTTTTAgaataacattttttatttatgtatcgAACAcaagaaaagaagtaaaacacaCTTATTTTcctgaaaaacattttttcacGAAAGACATTTTCCTTTCTACCGAGCACACCCGTAGTGTTGGTTTTTTCAGTTATGTCTCTGGCTGAATCCTTTCTTTGATATGAAATATAATCTTTTTAtggttgagtgacttttgatttttattttataaaataaattatccaAATTATCTCTAGATCGTGTTGTATTAGAAAAAAGGAGCAAAAGGGGGCTAAGTCTGGCCTCAGTACAACACAAAGCCACAGGTGAAACAATCACCCAAGAATCATCAGAACGCGTACAAAATATTAGAAGTTTAAAAATGAGAGAAACGAGGGGCGAGTTTTTATTGAAGTAGGGGTGGAGCTCCTCATAGAGAGTTGAAAAGCGTCAGTTCTCATATTGAGGCTTAGGTTGATGGGGTAGGCAGGTAGGGCGTGGCCTATTCCTATTCAACAACAAGAAGTCTAAGATCCAAGATCCATCCCACTATATTTATTATTCCCTTTATGACTATAAATGCAGACTTGATATTAATAATTGTCTCATGGTTAAAGATATTACATGTCGtctttattaaaaatatgtgcaaaaatctgaaaagacaactaatatgaaacgACTTTAAGACATATACAATTGGAGTTAATTCCATTATAAATAGTAGGTGTATTATTAGTGTAGCTCATTGCAATGTAATGGCTACAAATATAGCtgacaaataataaatatgagtaCAAATTTCATCTAATTTCATTTCGAGAGTCATCATAGCTTTTTCATATTTCAACATAGACCCTTTAATAATTTAAAGTAGTTCTATGAAGATTATAAGTGAATAGCAACACAatgcaaaaaaagaagaatgaacCAAACATAGATATAACAAGAGCAGCTCCCCCTTGGATACAATATCTCTTGAAAGCATAACAAACTTTGTGCCATTGAGTGTGTGAGTTTCCATTCAAAGCAATGAGTCCAATTGAAGCCGACGCCCCGTTGGCTGAAAAAAGTAATGCCAGCATAGTCAAGTCTAGAGCAACAACAAGGATAGAGCCTTTCCAATTTCTTTCTCTACCTCCTCCTATTAGAGCTATAAACGCCATAGATATCGCTGCATATGCACATGCTATCGCATTCACAGCCACAAAGTACCTGTTATTTGTTGAACAACGAAAAGTTTAACTTCTGTACACTGACGGTGTTAATAAGTTTATGTGATTATGTTATTAAGTTGACTTCTTCCTCAGAGCAAGAGTTACAATTGATGATTTGATTTAGTTGCCTCTCTACTCAATTAATTGAATATAGTTGCATAAAGCAACATTAGAAGAACTAATTGTTTTGTACAATAACAAAACAATTATTTActattcatgttttttttaaaataattttgtaggGGGGATTCCAAGAATTTTGGAAGCTGGACATGCTAAAAAAGACGTGTGAAATAGATAGTTACATGTAAGTGTCATtacaagaaaagtgtgaattacttggggattttcttggggattagtatgaaaatccgtaggaaacttatttttctgcaaattttcatactaattccCAGGAAAATCCCCATATAATTCACATTTTTCTTGTAGTACATGTCTATAGCAAATGAAATtactaatttttcaaataacaaGTTATAGTAGTGTAAAGCTAGTTAAAAAGATAATCACATGTAACCAACATTTGTAATAAGTAAAATtagtaatttgaaaaataaggcAAAGCTAGATGCCTAAAGGCTAAaactagttttaaaaaataactacacGTAAGTTGTAACCACTAACCAGCATCTGTATAATAAGTGAAATTAGTAATCTGAATAATAAGACAAAGCTAGTTATCTAAAACTAATATAGAAAAATGACTACATGTAACTGTCTATAATAACTGAATTATAAGTAATCTGAAAAATAAGATAGTAGGTGACTTTGTATAGTATACCGGCATCTATAATAAGTGAAATTAGTAATCTAATATATAAGGCAAAGTTAGTTACCTAactaaaatttgtaaaaaaagatAACTATacataaccgtttataataactAAATTAGTAACCTGAAAAATAAGACAGTAGGCGATCGAGTTTATATAGTATGTGTTAGAATAAACTTACACAGTGGAAGACATATAACTCCATTTGGCAGTTAGAGTTAGGTGCAAAGGAGGCAATCCATCTACAAGAGATATTGCAACTGATTCAGTATCCTTATTAGAACCAGCCACAATAGCAGCAACTAAAGTAAAAATTAGCCCCATAATTCTCAAAATCATTTCATATCTTCTACACTTAACCATTTCTTCATCACATCTATTTTTTCCCTCATTAGAACCACTTGCCCCATTGCTTGTCTCCAATGTCTTCATAATGGTTACTACTATATGGTTGATAGTGAATTTCGAATACTGGATGGTTATATTGAAGACAAGTTATAAAGACTAAAGtacataacatatatattgttGTGTGAATATAATGTTTGTAAATTTGGAATTATAAATAGAGAGTACAACATAGCTAGagatgaattattattttatgattgaTAAATGTGGTAGTTGTCTACTTGCCTATTGCGTTGGTTGGAGGATATGTTGCATTTAATTCATGATTAAGCCTTATTGGTGTTACTCTAATTTAGTGATTTGGGAATAGACACGAAGAAAAGACAAGTTGTGCATGATGGTTTATAAAAGAGACATGACTTGCTCAACTTGAAATAATGGGACGACATTGATTAATATGGTGTTTGACTAAAGACTATAAATTGGTCATCCTTTCCTACAAAAAgatatttccaatttttattttttttgtaattttttgtcaTATACTAAAGGCTCATTTACCACCTCCTCGAGGTAATGTAAGATATGCGTACACACTATCCTCTTCAAATTCAATTTAGTGAGATTTCactgaatatgttgttattattgtatattaaaGGCTCATTTAGTACCAAGGATAATgaataactaattttaaaatgagtttACACTATTTGAGTATTATGAAGAAAAAGATAGAGTATTTTTACATGAGTTGTCAATACATAATTTGTCtttctttgtttaaattttgtaataGTAGACACGTTTATTGATGGTTTGCATTAAATGAAAcatcaattttatatatatatatatatatatatatatatataattttgtaataGTAGACACGTTTATTGATGGTTTGNAACAAGGAAAATAATGTACGTTATCTTCTGCCGGTAGTTCATTGTATTCAATTCTCCATAGACCAAAGCTAGCTACCACATTAATG
It encodes the following:
- the LOC125871466 gene encoding zinc finger protein CONSTANS-LIKE 13, producing the protein MTELKKDQENHHQQEQEQEPQSQHLCDFCGNNTALLYCRADSAKLCFTCDREVHSTNRLFTKHTRWLLCNLCDSSPASILCCTESSVLCQNCDWESHNKQLSLHERRPLEGFSGCPSVSELLSILGFEDLGKKELLYGGDGSYGFSDWVIWDTPSVVSLDDLIANNDSEHNFQAIGVPPLPKNRNAACGKHKEEILSQLRELSKLEPNSGDDQDETVPTIRFQSMEPVQNCPLRFKGLGFMQNSDQHVVPSSEGSAFHWHGDTGEFADQGFSSSLADCFIETKCLLPDRDSDVCDASGGGNEEQSHHPPTAETFQMVPKVVHRELNSQERETAVSRYKEKKKTRRYEKHIRYESRKARAETRTRIKGRFAKMDYRDSSVHQ
- the LOC125870875 gene encoding CASP-like protein 1E1 — translated: MKTLETSNGASGSNEGKNRCDEEMVKCRRYEMILRIMGLIFTLVAAIVAGSNKDTESVAISLVDGLPPLHLTLTAKWSYMSSTVYFVAVNAIACAYAAISMAFIALIGGGRERNWKGSILVVALDLTMLALLFSANGASASIGLIALNGNSHTQWHKVCYAFKRYCIQGGAALVISMFGSFFFFCIVLLFTYNLHRTTLNY